A single genomic interval of Terriglobus albidus harbors:
- a CDS encoding TonB-dependent receptor, translated as MRSDVPFSRWRFRIFCFLPLLLPPISNGQQSCPNGGIQVDGRVVDRTGAAIVGAVLTLDQLPPARSNQRGEFIYSCVASQQHTLHVAASGFAERTLAIAPSRAGNLRVVLQIESVQEEVNVSSAQVNTATGERTLAGSEVTDLADDPDDLQRQLQSYTAAAGGLGGVPIITVDGFRLESRMPPKNAISFIRINPDLFSAEFTEAPYDGGRIEIYTKPGQSRLHGDLFFNDSEAGFNAKDPLSTRRAALTRRRTGFDLSGPLFHHDRDFSLSLERREINDFAVVNATVLDTAGNRTSLVQNVPTPQHLWEANARVSFLTSPRNVLIAGYTANVNQFENVSAGGITLQEAAYGRSQAEHTLRLSDVTTLSPHLMQEFRISVRYRDEQDTPNSTATQAQVAGAFTSGGADIQTSRNRETVIQALDDVVLTRKQHSLKLGVQVEDYFERIKTLQGFNGTYLFGGGTGPELDAQGNPIAGTSIVFDGLEQYRRAQRNLAGGTATTFSNVTGQPGNNFNQFRASLYVQDQWKLSDRLQVTGGLRYAVQTEPLSVSNITPRLGASWVPDKKRKWSLSGRVGLFLTPVATTTIAEARRLDGTQRTGQTIYTPLYVSGVPGGTIIKTIRSNAPSLTQSPSIQSQLAAGYSWAKGWNISASWVHVRQWSGLRTRNINSPLGNDPQGLRPGPRYENILQFQQTGAVIGDLETVSFASSASKRIQFYALYVYVDLQGTIDKEPTFAPQSSNTDAGEWAQISGRSRHNIVTSGQAQLPFGLTIAHVFRVLGGTPYNLVTGIDRNGDGNFNDRPELATASTPGAIDTRYGWLVSNGGNGTIARNVGLMPWNIYLDTNLTRRFVLNPKAANDRRQTLSLNLRSANLLNHTNVTTMGSILDSPSFDRAVLADPGRRLEFGVRYAF; from the coding sequence ATGAGGTCCGACGTCCCATTCAGTCGATGGCGGTTCAGGATCTTCTGTTTCCTGCCACTTCTTTTGCCACCGATATCCAATGGCCAGCAGTCCTGTCCCAACGGCGGCATACAGGTAGACGGCCGTGTCGTCGATCGAACGGGAGCCGCGATCGTCGGTGCGGTTCTGACACTCGATCAGTTGCCGCCTGCTCGCTCAAACCAGCGCGGCGAATTCATCTATAGCTGCGTCGCCTCACAACAGCACACTTTGCACGTCGCAGCCAGTGGGTTCGCGGAACGCACTCTCGCCATTGCGCCCTCACGCGCAGGAAATCTTCGGGTCGTGCTGCAGATCGAGTCCGTTCAGGAAGAGGTCAACGTCTCTTCGGCCCAGGTCAATACCGCCACCGGCGAACGTACGCTGGCAGGCAGCGAGGTTACCGACCTGGCCGACGATCCGGATGATCTGCAGCGGCAACTGCAGTCCTACACCGCGGCTGCGGGCGGTCTTGGCGGTGTCCCCATCATTACCGTGGATGGCTTTCGCCTGGAAAGCCGCATGCCGCCCAAAAACGCGATTTCGTTCATCCGCATCAATCCCGATCTCTTCTCCGCCGAGTTTACAGAAGCTCCCTATGACGGCGGACGCATCGAGATTTATACCAAGCCCGGCCAGAGCCGGCTGCACGGCGACCTTTTCTTCAATGACAGCGAGGCCGGATTCAATGCGAAAGATCCGCTGTCGACCAGGCGCGCGGCGCTGACGCGGCGGCGGACCGGCTTCGACCTCAGTGGGCCTCTCTTCCATCACGATCGCGATTTTTCGCTCAGCCTGGAGCGCCGCGAGATCAACGACTTTGCAGTCGTAAACGCCACGGTGCTTGACACCGCCGGGAACCGTACTTCGCTGGTGCAGAATGTGCCAACACCACAGCATCTGTGGGAGGCCAACGCGCGCGTCAGCTTTCTTACCAGCCCACGGAACGTTTTGATCGCCGGCTATACCGCCAACGTGAATCAGTTCGAGAACGTAAGCGCCGGCGGCATCACGCTGCAGGAAGCTGCCTATGGCCGTAGCCAGGCAGAACATACGCTGCGCCTGAGCGACGTCACTACCCTCTCGCCTCACCTGATGCAGGAGTTCCGCATCAGCGTGCGATATCGCGATGAGCAGGACACGCCGAACTCCACCGCGACGCAGGCACAGGTCGCCGGAGCTTTTACCTCGGGCGGAGCTGATATTCAGACTTCACGGAATCGCGAAACCGTGATCCAGGCGCTGGATGATGTCGTCCTTACCAGGAAGCAACATTCGCTGAAGCTCGGCGTGCAGGTCGAGGATTACTTTGAGCGGATCAAGACCCTTCAGGGTTTCAACGGCACCTATCTCTTCGGCGGTGGAACCGGACCGGAACTGGATGCCCAGGGAAATCCCATCGCCGGCACCAGCATCGTCTTCGACGGACTGGAGCAGTATCGTCGGGCGCAGCGCAACCTGGCGGGCGGCACGGCAACGACCTTCTCCAACGTGACAGGCCAGCCGGGCAACAACTTCAACCAGTTCCGCGCATCGCTCTATGTCCAGGACCAGTGGAAGCTCTCCGACCGGCTGCAGGTGACCGGAGGTCTTCGCTATGCCGTCCAGACGGAGCCGCTCTCTGTCAGCAACATCACGCCACGGCTCGGCGCATCGTGGGTGCCGGATAAGAAAAGGAAATGGTCACTCAGCGGCCGCGTCGGGCTGTTTCTGACACCGGTCGCCACCACCACCATCGCCGAGGCGCGGCGGCTGGATGGAACGCAGCGCACAGGACAGACAATCTACACACCGCTTTACGTCTCCGGTGTTCCCGGCGGCACCATCATCAAGACCATCCGCAGCAACGCGCCTTCCCTCACCCAGTCTCCCTCGATCCAGAGCCAGTTGGCTGCAGGCTACAGCTGGGCCAAGGGATGGAACATCAGCGCGAGCTGGGTCCATGTCCGGCAGTGGAGCGGCCTGCGCACACGCAATATCAACTCGCCGCTGGGCAACGATCCCCAGGGCCTGCGTCCTGGTCCGCGTTACGAAAACATTCTTCAGTTCCAGCAGACGGGCGCCGTCATCGGAGACCTGGAGACAGTTTCGTTTGCCAGCTCCGCTTCAAAGCGCATTCAGTTCTACGCCCTCTATGTCTATGTAGACCTGCAGGGCACCATCGATAAAGAACCAACCTTTGCGCCGCAGTCCTCCAATACCGACGCGGGCGAATGGGCACAGATCAGCGGCCGCAGCCGCCACAATATCGTCACCTCAGGGCAGGCGCAGCTACCCTTCGGGTTGACGATCGCGCATGTCTTCCGCGTGCTCGGGGGCACACCCTACAACCTGGTCACAGGAATCGATCGTAATGGTGACGGCAACTTCAACGATCGCCCGGAGCTGGCAACAGCATCGACACCGGGGGCCATCGACACACGCTACGGATGGCTGGTCAGCAACGGCGGCAATGGAACCATCGCACGTAACGTTGGCCTGATGCCCTGGAACATCTACCTCGACACCAATCTCACCAGGCGCTTCGTACTGAATCCCAAAGCAGCCAACGATCGCAGGCAGACGCTGAGTCTCAACCTGCGGTCGGCTAATCTGTTGAATCACACCAACGTCACGACGATGGGGAGCATTCTCGACTCGCCTTCTTTCGATCGCGCCGTGCTTGCCGACCCGGGACGGCGGCTCGAGTTTGGTGTTCGTTATGCGTTTTAG